In Mustela erminea isolate mMusErm1 chromosome 15, mMusErm1.Pri, whole genome shotgun sequence, the following proteins share a genomic window:
- the LOC116574355 gene encoding LOW QUALITY PROTEIN: 40S ribosomal protein S2-like (The sequence of the model RefSeq protein was modified relative to this genomic sequence to represent the inferred CDS: inserted 1 base in 1 codon), translated as MVDDAGAEGGPXGPRGPGMGGQGSFFGGFACGIQGRGRGGVCCQGRVRRARRGTAQDKEWIPVTKLGRLVKDMKIKSLAEIYLFSLPIKESEIIDFFLGASLKDEALKIMPVQKQRRAGQPTRFKAFVAIGDYNGHVGLGVKCSKEVATAIRRAIILAKLSIIPVRRGYWGNKIGKPYTVPCKVTGRCDSVLVRLIPAPRGTGIVSAPVPKKLLMMASIDDCYTLARSCTATLGNFAKATFEAISKTYSYLTPDLWKETVFTKSPYQEFTDHLVKTHTRVSVQRTQAPAVATT; from the exons ATGGTGGATGACGCTGGTGctgagggagggc gaggaccCCGGGGCCCTGGAATGGGAGGCCAGGGCAGTTTCTTCGGAGGCTTCGCTTGCGGCATCCAGGGTCGGGGCCGGGGCGGTGTTTGCTGCCAGGGCCGAGTCCGCAGAGCTCGCAGGGGCACGGCGCAGGACAAGGAGTGGATTCCTGTCACCAAGCTAGGCCGTCTGGTCAAGGACATGAAGATCAAGTCCCTGGCGGAGATCTatctcttctccctgcccatcAAGGAGTCTGAGATCATCGACTTCTTCCTGGGAGCCTCCCTCAAGGACGAGGCCTTGAAGATCATGCCTGTGCAGAAGCAGAGGCGCGCCGGCCAGCCGACCAGGTTCAAGGCATTTGTTGCCATCGGAGATTACAATGGACACGTCGGTCTGGGTGTCAAGTGCTCCAAGGAGGTAGCCACTGCCATCCGCAGGGCCATCATTCTGGCCAAGCTTTCCATCATCCCTGTGCGGCGAGGCTACTGGGGGAACAAGATTGGCAAGCCCTACACTGTCCCATGCAAGGTGACTGGCCGCTGTGACTCTGTGCTGGTGCGTCTCATCCCTGCCCCCAGAGGCACTGGCATTGTCTCGGCCCCTGTGCCCAAGAAACTGCTGATGATGGCCAGTATCGACGACTGCTACACCTTGGCCAGGAGCTGCACCGCCACCCTGGGGAACTTTGCCAAGGCTACTTTCGAAGCCATCTCCAAGACCTACAGCTATCTCACCCCTGACCTCTGGAAGGAGACTGTGTTCACCAAGTCTCCCTATCAGGAGTTCACGGACCATCTTGTGAAGACCCACACCAGAGTCTCTGTGCAGAGGACCCAGGCTCCAGCTGTGGCTACCACATAG